From Coffea arabica cultivar ET-39 chromosome 10e, Coffea Arabica ET-39 HiFi, whole genome shotgun sequence, one genomic window encodes:
- the LOC113711737 gene encoding uncharacterized protein isoform X3 — translation MDGPPENDFCSICHGNFHLPSQANCSHWFCTNCILQVWNHGPALQPCKCPLCRRQITLLIPSEASSRLRHNAEVSEILQKVETYNRLFSERSNDLVQAVLSTIYVLSPVDIIPEVPLVQSANPSSWHLLWLTSIEDYLDSAHPQTTVDSAHPQRFILRR, via the exons ATGGACGGGCCGCCGGAGAATGATTTCTGCTCAATATGTCACGGCAATTTCCATCTCCCTTCCCAAGCTAATTGCTCTCACTGGTTTTGCA CGAATTGCATATTACAAGTTTGGAATCATGGACCTGCTCTTCAGCCATGCAAATGTCCTTTATGTCGCCGTCAGATTACATTGTTGATTCCTAGTGAGGCATCATCAAGGCTGCGGCACAATGCTGAGGTATCAGAGATTCTGCAAAAGGTGGAAACTTATAACCGTCTATTTAGTGAGCGCTCAAATGATCTCGTCCAG GCCGTGCTAAGTACTATCTATGTTCTAAGTCCAGTGGATATTATCCCAGAAG TGCCGCTTGTCCAATCAGCAAACCCATCCTCCTGGCACCTTTTATGGCTGACATCCATAGAGGATTATCTGGACTCAGCCCATCCCCAAACTACTGTGGACTCAGCCCATCCCCAACGTTTTATTTTAAGAAGATAA
- the LOC113711737 gene encoding uncharacterized protein isoform X1, whose amino-acid sequence MDGPPENDFCSICHGNFHLPSQANCSHWFCTNCILQVWNHGPALQPCKCPLCRRQITLLIPSEASSRLRHNAEVSEILQKVETYNRLFSERSNDLVQRMQDLPFLLRRLLRDIMDPQRSLPLVIRARVYLAAVLSTIYVLSPVDIIPEVPLVQSANPSSWHLLWLTSIEDYLDSAHPQTTVDSAHPQRFILRR is encoded by the exons ATGGACGGGCCGCCGGAGAATGATTTCTGCTCAATATGTCACGGCAATTTCCATCTCCCTTCCCAAGCTAATTGCTCTCACTGGTTTTGCA CGAATTGCATATTACAAGTTTGGAATCATGGACCTGCTCTTCAGCCATGCAAATGTCCTTTATGTCGCCGTCAGATTACATTGTTGATTCCTAGTGAGGCATCATCAAGGCTGCGGCACAATGCTGAGGTATCAGAGATTCTGCAAAAGGTGGAAACTTATAACCGTCTATTTAGTGAGCGCTCAAATGATCTCGTCCAG agaATGCAAGACTTACCTTTCCTTCTAAGGAGGTTGTTACGAGATATAATGGATCCTCAAAGATCTCTTCCACTAGTCATCAGGGCACGGGTCTATTTGGCA GCCGTGCTAAGTACTATCTATGTTCTAAGTCCAGTGGATATTATCCCAGAAG TGCCGCTTGTCCAATCAGCAAACCCATCCTCCTGGCACCTTTTATGGCTGACATCCATAGAGGATTATCTGGACTCAGCCCATCCCCAAACTACTGTGGACTCAGCCCATCCCCAACGTTTTATTTTAAGAAGATAA
- the LOC113711737 gene encoding uncharacterized protein isoform X2 translates to MDGPPENDFCSICHGNFHLPSQANCSHWFCTNCILQVWNHGPALQPCKCPLCRRQITLLIPSEASSRLRHNAEVSEILQKVETYNRLFSERSNDLVQRMQDLPFLLRRLLRDIMDPQRSLPLVIRARVYLAAVLSTIYVLSPVDIIPEGVLGIIGLLDDLIILFICFLHVAALYRSVLVNRHGGS, encoded by the exons ATGGACGGGCCGCCGGAGAATGATTTCTGCTCAATATGTCACGGCAATTTCCATCTCCCTTCCCAAGCTAATTGCTCTCACTGGTTTTGCA CGAATTGCATATTACAAGTTTGGAATCATGGACCTGCTCTTCAGCCATGCAAATGTCCTTTATGTCGCCGTCAGATTACATTGTTGATTCCTAGTGAGGCATCATCAAGGCTGCGGCACAATGCTGAGGTATCAGAGATTCTGCAAAAGGTGGAAACTTATAACCGTCTATTTAGTGAGCGCTCAAATGATCTCGTCCAG agaATGCAAGACTTACCTTTCCTTCTAAGGAGGTTGTTACGAGATATAATGGATCCTCAAAGATCTCTTCCACTAGTCATCAGGGCACGGGTCTATTTGGCA GCCGTGCTAAGTACTATCTATGTTCTAAGTCCAGTGGATATTATCCCAGAAG GGGTTTTGGGTATAATAGGGCTTCTGGATGATCTTATCATATTGTTCATCTGTTTTCTGCATGTTGCTGCCCTTTACCGCTCTGTCCTGGTTAACCGCCACGGGGGTTCTTAA
- the LOC113711737 gene encoding uncharacterized protein isoform X4: MDGPPENDFCSICHGNFHLPSQANCSHWFCTNCILQVWNHGPALQPCKCPLCRRQITLLIPSEASSRLRHNAEVSEILQKVETYNRLFSERSNDLVQAVLSTIYVLSPVDIIPEGVLGIIGLLDDLIILFICFLHVAALYRSVLVNRHGGS; the protein is encoded by the exons ATGGACGGGCCGCCGGAGAATGATTTCTGCTCAATATGTCACGGCAATTTCCATCTCCCTTCCCAAGCTAATTGCTCTCACTGGTTTTGCA CGAATTGCATATTACAAGTTTGGAATCATGGACCTGCTCTTCAGCCATGCAAATGTCCTTTATGTCGCCGTCAGATTACATTGTTGATTCCTAGTGAGGCATCATCAAGGCTGCGGCACAATGCTGAGGTATCAGAGATTCTGCAAAAGGTGGAAACTTATAACCGTCTATTTAGTGAGCGCTCAAATGATCTCGTCCAG GCCGTGCTAAGTACTATCTATGTTCTAAGTCCAGTGGATATTATCCCAGAAG GGGTTTTGGGTATAATAGGGCTTCTGGATGATCTTATCATATTGTTCATCTGTTTTCTGCATGTTGCTGCCCTTTACCGCTCTGTCCTGGTTAACCGCCACGGGGGTTCTTAA